A genomic segment from Rahnella aceris encodes:
- the ybjG gene encoding undecaprenyl-diphosphate phosphatase, with protein MEQLNYLIFLWINATPDSPKALIQLATFLANDLIMIVPLLIIGLWLWGHQERIDKQREMISKTAIALLFAMTTAKTFSMLFPHARPFVEGFGYNFLHHSPDDSFPSDHGTVSFTFALAFLFWHRIWSGALLMVTALSIAWSRVYLGVHWPLDMLGGFLVGMLGCLFAQLVWNLFGEPINALMCKVYRFGFAFPIKKGWVQH; from the coding sequence ATGGAGCAACTAAATTATTTGATTTTTCTATGGATTAACGCCACACCGGATTCGCCGAAAGCGCTGATTCAGTTGGCCACTTTTCTGGCTAATGACCTGATTATGATTGTCCCGCTGCTGATTATCGGCCTGTGGCTGTGGGGCCATCAGGAGCGTATCGATAAGCAACGCGAAATGATCAGTAAGACAGCCATTGCGCTTCTTTTTGCGATGACGACGGCTAAAACGTTTTCCATGTTGTTCCCTCATGCCCGTCCTTTTGTGGAAGGTTTTGGTTATAACTTCCTGCATCATTCACCGGATGATTCCTTCCCGAGTGATCACGGTACAGTCAGTTTCACCTTCGCGCTGGCCTTCCTGTTCTGGCACCGTATCTGGTCAGGCGCTTTACTGATGGTAACCGCCTTGTCGATCGCCTGGTCACGCGTTTACCTTGGCGTGCACTGGCCGCTGGATATGCTGGGCGGCTTCCTGGTAGGTATGCTGGGGTGCCTGTTCGCGCAACTGGTGTGGAACTTGTTCGGCGAACCGATTAATGCCCTGATGTGCAAGGTTTACCGTTTCGGTTTTGCTTTCCCGATCAAGAAAGGTTGGGTTCAGCACTGA
- a CDS encoding serine hydrolase: MTISSQFKRTFIYALGGGVLLLALPAAQADNAPVAPQINAKSWVLMDYNSGKILTESNPDARLDPASLSKIMVSYVVGQAIKSGKIKSDDLVSVGNDAWATGNPVLRGSSLMFLKPGDRVPVSELNKGIVIQSGNDASIALADFVAGSQDSFVNLMNRYAEQLKLQNTHFKTVHGLDADGQYTSATDMALLSQALIRDTPDEYALHKEKEFTFNHIKQINRNRLLWSSNLNVDGIKTGYTSGAGYNLVSSASDSTGMRLIAVVMGAPSDRIRFNESESLLTWGFRFYETLTPIKAGDAFTSQRVWFGEEKMVPLGVAENASLTMPKGQLKNLKASFNLTSPQLEAPLAKNQVVGTVDFSLDGKVIEQRPLVALQEVKETGFIGRIWDFVMMKISGLWGSIFGK, translated from the coding sequence ATGACAATTTCTTCCCAATTCAAACGGACTTTCATTTACGCGCTGGGCGGTGGAGTATTGCTGCTGGCGCTGCCTGCCGCTCAGGCGGATAACGCCCCGGTCGCGCCGCAGATTAACGCGAAATCCTGGGTACTTATGGATTACAACAGCGGGAAGATCCTGACGGAATCTAATCCCGATGCGCGTCTTGACCCTGCCAGCCTGAGTAAAATCATGGTCAGCTATGTGGTAGGGCAGGCGATCAAATCCGGCAAAATCAAATCAGATGATCTGGTTTCCGTCGGTAATGACGCCTGGGCAACCGGCAATCCGGTGCTGCGCGGCTCCTCCCTGATGTTCCTCAAACCGGGCGACCGCGTGCCGGTTTCTGAGCTTAACAAAGGTATTGTGATCCAGTCAGGTAACGACGCCAGTATTGCGCTGGCGGATTTTGTGGCGGGCAGCCAGGATTCATTCGTCAATCTGATGAATCGCTATGCCGAACAGCTGAAACTGCAAAACACCCATTTCAAAACCGTTCACGGGCTGGATGCGGACGGGCAATATACCTCAGCTACTGACATGGCCCTGTTGTCGCAGGCGCTGATCCGCGATACGCCGGATGAATATGCGCTGCACAAAGAAAAAGAATTCACCTTCAATCACATCAAGCAGATTAACCGCAACCGCCTGTTGTGGAGCTCTAACCTGAACGTTGACGGCATCAAAACCGGTTACACGTCGGGCGCGGGCTACAATCTGGTTTCTTCCGCCAGCGATTCCACCGGCATGCGTTTAATCGCTGTGGTGATGGGTGCGCCAAGCGACAGGATCCGTTTTAATGAAAGCGAAAGCCTGTTGACCTGGGGTTTCCGTTTCTATGAAACGCTCACGCCAATCAAGGCGGGTGATGCCTTTACCAGCCAGCGCGTCTGGTTTGGTGAGGAGAAAATGGTGCCACTCGGCGTGGCTGAAAATGCCTCGCTGACCATGCCTAAGGGCCAGCTGAAGAATCTCAAGGCCAGTTTCAATCTGACCAGTCCGCAGCTTGAAGCTCCGCTGGCGAAAAATCAGGTAGTGGGTACAGTAGATTTCAGTCTGGACGGCAAGGTCATCGAACAGCGTCCTCTGGTGGCGTTGCAGGAAGTGAAAGAAACCGGTTTTATTGGCCGTATCTGGGACTTCGTGATGATGAAGATCAGTGGATTGTGGGGCAGTATTTTCGGCAAATGA